In a single window of the Caproicibacterium sp. BJN0003 genome:
- a CDS encoding FtsK/SpoIIIE family DNA translocase: MSQKKTTKRSATSGTKRSSAPRSRKPASKGRTKRSAPASEPVRRRNKQAAAVVLFSIAVLLGCMIILPGAFFWNWIHNALGGLFGNCAILWPALFLYIAIVTSMDREDVRLSGRVWLIVIIITLFCSAVYSFGSHSGAATVKEFGSQLTALYRMGVDGQGAGLFSGLLGIPVCAALDYAGARIFFVLAIFVGLMLLTGTTLIKFIRTLTKPVEKAAEAVNTVRENRQGEIIRSTDIDVPLDDGMPQHPVRSKTVKPSEDAFAEAPKNDKLERLREAVNTSAFGQDKKPEIPDSKTVSEGIPVQMMLETPAHADGSAEAAQNFIKRKRKLDQEQKALETAVNGTTAPMDISVHQTEDSEGYHVPPVSMLNVTKEPDQQNVTNELQQNGQKLISVLKSFGVSAKIVDISRGPCVTRYELQPAAGVKISKITNLSDDIAMNLAASGVRIEAPIPGKAAVGIEVPNKQKSIVRMRDLVESNAFVSAKSFLTVCLGRNIAGEVTVTDLAKMPHLLIAGTTGSGKSVCLNSFIISLLYKSTPEEVRFLMIDPKVVELSIYNGIPQLLVPVVTDPRKAAGALGWAVTEMLKRYKIFAEYNVRDLKAYNALAKSCNYQTEDGLPMEHMPQIVIFIEELADLMMAAPNEVEDSICRLAQMARAAGMHLVIATQRPSVDVVTGLIKANIPSRIALSVSSQVDSRTIIDIGGAEKLLGNGDMLFSPVGTQKPIRVQGAFVSDSEIESIVEYIKKSGEGEYDQKIADEIEKNAVAEKGSDSTTESHSDQDPMMEDAIKCVVEAGQASTSLLQRRLRLGYARAGRLIDNMEQMGVVGPHEGSKPRKVLITYQQWLERSMQKGDAPEQNPEEASSKEQL; the protein is encoded by the coding sequence GTGTCTCAGAAGAAAACAACAAAAAGGTCGGCAACTTCCGGCACTAAAAGATCCTCTGCACCGAGGAGCAGAAAACCTGCTTCTAAAGGGAGGACAAAACGGTCTGCACCGGCTTCAGAACCGGTACGGCGCCGCAATAAACAAGCGGCTGCAGTGGTCTTGTTTTCGATTGCAGTTTTGCTGGGCTGTATGATTATTTTGCCCGGTGCCTTTTTCTGGAACTGGATTCATAATGCTCTCGGCGGACTTTTTGGAAACTGTGCGATTCTTTGGCCGGCATTGTTTCTTTATATTGCAATCGTAACTTCCATGGATCGGGAAGATGTCCGTTTAAGCGGCAGAGTGTGGCTGATAGTCATTATTATCACTCTGTTCTGTTCGGCAGTCTACTCTTTTGGCAGTCACAGCGGTGCTGCTACTGTAAAAGAATTTGGCAGTCAGCTGACAGCGCTTTACCGCATGGGGGTTGATGGGCAGGGTGCAGGCTTATTCAGCGGCCTTCTCGGAATTCCTGTCTGTGCAGCACTTGATTATGCCGGTGCGCGTATTTTCTTTGTTCTGGCTATTTTTGTGGGATTGATGCTGCTTACCGGCACCACGTTGATTAAATTCATTCGAACTCTCACAAAGCCGGTGGAGAAGGCTGCAGAAGCGGTCAATACGGTTCGGGAAAATCGGCAGGGAGAGATTATCCGCAGCACTGATATTGATGTGCCGTTGGATGATGGAATGCCACAGCACCCAGTTCGCTCTAAGACAGTGAAGCCTTCTGAGGATGCTTTTGCAGAAGCTCCTAAGAATGATAAATTGGAGCGGCTCAGAGAAGCAGTCAATACTTCTGCTTTTGGGCAAGATAAGAAGCCTGAGATTCCGGATTCAAAAACGGTCTCTGAGGGCATTCCAGTACAAATGATGCTGGAAACGCCGGCTCATGCGGATGGCAGTGCAGAAGCAGCACAAAATTTTATAAAGCGTAAGCGAAAGCTCGATCAGGAGCAAAAGGCGTTGGAAACTGCAGTCAATGGGACCACTGCGCCGATGGATATTTCTGTTCATCAAACAGAAGATTCGGAAGGGTATCATGTTCCTCCAGTTTCTATGCTGAATGTAACAAAAGAGCCTGATCAGCAAAATGTGACAAATGAACTTCAACAGAATGGGCAGAAGCTGATTTCTGTTCTGAAAAGCTTCGGCGTTTCGGCAAAAATTGTGGATATCAGCAGAGGACCTTGTGTTACTCGATATGAGTTGCAGCCGGCAGCTGGAGTTAAGATCAGTAAAATTACAAATCTTTCCGATGATATTGCGATGAATTTGGCAGCTTCAGGCGTTCGTATCGAAGCACCGATTCCTGGGAAAGCTGCTGTTGGAATTGAGGTGCCAAATAAGCAAAAATCGATTGTGCGGATGCGCGATTTGGTGGAGTCAAATGCTTTTGTTTCAGCAAAGAGTTTTTTGACAGTCTGTTTGGGAAGAAATATTGCAGGTGAAGTTACGGTAACAGATCTTGCAAAGATGCCGCATCTTCTGATTGCCGGTACCACTGGCTCCGGTAAATCGGTTTGCCTTAATTCTTTTATTATTAGTCTGCTCTATAAATCCACGCCGGAAGAAGTTCGCTTTTTAATGATCGACCCAAAAGTTGTAGAACTTTCTATTTATAATGGAATTCCACAGCTGCTTGTCCCGGTCGTGACCGATCCCCGTAAAGCAGCAGGCGCTTTGGGTTGGGCGGTAACGGAAATGCTCAAGCGATATAAGATTTTTGCTGAATATAATGTGCGTGACTTAAAAGCCTATAATGCACTTGCAAAATCCTGTAATTATCAGACGGAAGATGGCCTTCCGATGGAACATATGCCTCAAATCGTCATCTTTATTGAGGAGCTGGCGGATTTAATGATGGCTGCTCCAAATGAAGTGGAAGACAGTATCTGCCGTTTGGCACAGATGGCGCGTGCCGCTGGAATGCATCTGGTGATTGCAACACAGCGTCCGAGCGTAGATGTGGTTACTGGTTTAATCAAAGCGAATATTCCGAGTAGAATTGCACTCTCCGTTTCCAGTCAGGTGGATTCCCGTACGATTATTGATATCGGCGGTGCTGAAAAGCTTTTAGGCAACGGCGATATGCTCTTTTCTCCCGTTGGCACGCAAAAGCCGATTCGAGTGCAGGGCGCATTTGTCAGTGACAGTGAAATCGAAAGTATTGTAGAATACATTAAAAAGAGCGGCGAAGGCGAATATGATCAGAAGATCGCCGATGAGATCGAAAAAAATGCTGTTGCCGAAAAGGGCAGCGATTCTACAACAGAATCGCATAGCGATCAGGATCCTATGATGGAAGACGCAATCAAATGTGTTGTAGAAGCAGGACAAGCCAGCACTAGCCTTTTGCAGCGACGTTTGCGGCTCGGCTATGCAAGAGCGGGACGCTTGATTGACAATATGGAGCAGATGGGAGTCGTTGGCCCGCATGAAGGCTCTAAACCGCGTAAGGTACTGATTACTTATCAGCAGTGGTTGGAACGCAGTATGCAGAAAGGGGATGCTCCGGAACAAAATCCGGAAGAAGCTTCCTCTAAAGAACAGTTATAA
- a CDS encoding LemA family protein, which translates to MYWIIIGVIILILIFWFAGTYNRLVKLNVRVDNGWSQVDVQLKKRFDLIPNLVETVKGYATHEKGTLEEVVKWRAAAGSAKNPQELMDANNQLSHAIVNLFATAEQYPDLKANQNFLSLQKQLEDIESKIAISRQFYNDTVMRYNEFTVQFPSNLIASIFHFHARPYYEVSDEEREAPQVKF; encoded by the coding sequence ATGTATTGGATTATTATTGGTGTTATCATTCTGATCCTGATTTTTTGGTTCGCAGGAACATATAACCGCCTCGTAAAATTAAACGTCCGAGTAGACAATGGCTGGAGTCAGGTAGATGTTCAGCTGAAAAAGCGCTTTGACCTGATTCCAAACTTGGTAGAGACCGTAAAAGGCTATGCCACTCACGAAAAAGGAACTTTGGAGGAAGTTGTAAAATGGCGTGCCGCTGCTGGCAGTGCCAAAAATCCGCAGGAATTGATGGATGCAAACAATCAGCTTTCTCATGCAATTGTGAATCTGTTTGCTACAGCAGAACAATATCCGGATCTTAAAGCAAATCAAAACTTTCTTTCTCTTCAAAAACAACTCGAAGATATTGAAAGCAAGATTGCTATTTCCCGTCAATTTTATAATGATACTGTCATGCGCTATAACGAATTCACCGTACAATTCCCCAGCAATTTGATTGCTTCCATCTTCCATTTCCATGCACGCCCATATTATGAAGTTTCGGACGAAGAGCGCGAAGCACCGCAGGTGAAATTTTAA
- a CDS encoding ClpP family protease has protein sequence MDTDSPEKEDDEERRDEISESGSVTAGKPGHRIHCLTIIGQIEGHFILGSQNKTTKYEHVIPQLVAIEEASDIDGLLIILNTVGGDVEAGLALAELVSGMKKPTVSLVLGGGHSIGVPLAVAAKHSFIAPSATMTIHPVRMNGTLLGVPQTLEYFQRMQERITHFVVGNSKITEKRFMELSMNTEELVMDVGTVLDGPDAVREGLIDSLGSLSDALDCLYGMIDKRRKKTVRPRNKEKK, from the coding sequence ATGGATACGGATTCTCCGGAAAAAGAAGATGATGAAGAACGTCGGGACGAAATCAGTGAAAGCGGAAGTGTTACGGCGGGAAAACCGGGGCATCGAATCCATTGCCTGACCATTATCGGCCAGATTGAAGGACATTTTATCTTAGGAAGTCAAAATAAAACCACAAAATACGAGCATGTGATTCCGCAGCTGGTCGCAATCGAGGAAGCATCGGATATAGATGGTCTGCTGATTATTCTCAATACGGTCGGCGGAGATGTGGAGGCCGGGCTTGCATTGGCTGAACTGGTTTCTGGAATGAAAAAGCCAACAGTCAGTTTGGTGCTTGGCGGGGGACATTCAATCGGGGTCCCTTTAGCAGTCGCTGCAAAGCATAGCTTTATTGCACCAAGTGCTACCATGACAATTCATCCGGTTCGCATGAACGGCACGTTGCTCGGAGTACCGCAGACGTTGGAATATTTTCAGCGTATGCAGGAGAGAATTACACATTTTGTGGTGGGAAACAGCAAAATTACTGAAAAGCGTTTTATGGAACTTTCAATGAACACAGAAGAACTGGTTATGGACGTAGGAACCGTTTTAGATGGGCCTGACGCAGTACGAGAGGGACTCATTGATTCTCTTGGAAGTTTATCAGATGCGTTGGACTGCCTTTATGGAATGATTGACAAGAGACGAAAGAAAACAGTTAGACCAAGAAATAAAGAAAAAAAATGA
- a CDS encoding YgiQ family radical SAM protein produces MPFLPVTKEEMKALLWEAPDFVLVTGDAYVDHPTFGTAIISRVLESCGYRVAILAQPDWHSLQDFQRFGRPKLGFLVNAGNLDSMVAHYTVAKRPRRMDAYSPGNKTGKRPDRAVTVYSHCIRKAYPDAPIILGGLEASLRRFAHYDYWDDSIHPSILVESGADLLIFGMGERPVKEVAQRLQNGQKASEIRDVRGTCYLIPTKEYEPGPAVDCPSFEQVQKSKKEYAVSCRKQQDEQDAFRGKRVLQKHGSLLLVQNPPALPLSQKELDAVYELPYMRTYHPMYEKEGGVPAIQEVEFSITQNRGCFGACNFCSLAFHQGRYVTSRSEESILKEAKLLTTLPNFKGYIHDVGGPTANFRHPSCLKQEKNGLCPGPKKCLAPTPCPALQVDHSEYLDILQKIRALPKVKKVFIRSGIRFDYLMADPDDSFFRELVKYHVSGQLKVAPEHCVPEVLDAMGKPHIESFLRFQKKYFALCREYGKEQYLVPYMMSSHPGSTLKDAVELALFLKKQHLRPEQVQDFYPTPGTIATCMYYTGLNPWTMKPVYVTKNPKEKAMQRALLQYFEPHLQREVIAALKAAGRPDLIGDGSQFLVHPTPEMRREQAMKKTENNRKNDENGPHSFFKHQSQTKKTDGKRGHHHYENRKH; encoded by the coding sequence ATGCCGTTTTTACCCGTTACAAAGGAAGAGATGAAAGCGCTTTTGTGGGAAGCTCCGGACTTCGTTTTGGTGACCGGAGATGCCTATGTAGATCACCCGACTTTCGGAACAGCAATTATTTCCAGAGTGTTGGAAAGCTGCGGCTATCGGGTGGCAATTCTTGCGCAGCCGGATTGGCACAGCCTGCAGGATTTTCAGCGCTTTGGACGTCCAAAATTAGGATTTCTTGTGAACGCCGGAAATTTGGATAGTATGGTGGCACATTATACGGTGGCGAAACGTCCGCGGCGGATGGATGCTTATTCCCCGGGAAATAAAACCGGAAAAAGGCCCGACCGCGCGGTTACGGTTTATAGTCATTGTATCCGGAAAGCATATCCCGATGCGCCCATTATTTTAGGCGGGTTGGAAGCTTCTCTGAGAAGATTTGCCCATTATGATTATTGGGATGATTCGATTCATCCCAGTATTCTTGTGGAAAGCGGAGCGGACCTCCTGATCTTCGGGATGGGAGAACGCCCGGTGAAAGAAGTTGCCCAGAGACTTCAAAATGGACAGAAAGCTTCGGAGATTCGAGATGTTCGGGGGACCTGTTATTTGATTCCCACAAAGGAATATGAGCCCGGACCCGCAGTCGACTGCCCCAGCTTTGAACAGGTACAGAAATCGAAAAAGGAATATGCGGTTTCCTGCCGAAAACAGCAGGATGAGCAGGATGCTTTTCGTGGAAAAAGAGTCCTGCAAAAGCACGGCAGCCTGCTTTTGGTGCAGAATCCTCCTGCATTACCGCTTTCTCAAAAAGAACTGGATGCGGTCTATGAGCTGCCTTATATGCGCACTTATCACCCGATGTACGAAAAGGAAGGCGGAGTCCCGGCCATTCAGGAAGTGGAGTTTTCCATTACACAGAACCGCGGCTGTTTTGGCGCCTGCAATTTTTGCTCTCTTGCATTCCATCAGGGCAGATATGTGACCTCCCGCAGTGAAGAGAGCATTCTGAAAGAAGCAAAACTTCTGACGACTCTGCCAAATTTTAAAGGCTATATTCATGATGTCGGCGGGCCTACTGCAAATTTTCGTCATCCTTCGTGCCTCAAACAGGAGAAAAACGGTCTTTGTCCAGGCCCTAAAAAATGTCTGGCGCCAACCCCATGCCCGGCTTTGCAGGTCGATCATAGTGAATATTTGGACATCCTCCAAAAGATTCGGGCTTTGCCAAAAGTAAAAAAGGTGTTTATTCGTTCTGGAATCCGATTTGATTATTTGATGGCAGATCCGGATGATTCCTTCTTTCGGGAGCTTGTTAAATATCATGTCAGCGGACAGCTCAAGGTAGCGCCGGAACACTGTGTGCCCGAAGTGCTGGATGCCATGGGAAAGCCTCATATTGAGTCTTTTCTGCGCTTTCAAAAGAAATATTTTGCATTGTGCCGGGAATATGGAAAAGAGCAGTATCTGGTTCCATATATGATGAGTTCGCACCCTGGAAGCACTTTAAAAGACGCTGTAGAACTGGCATTGTTTCTTAAAAAACAACATTTGCGTCCGGAACAGGTGCAGGATTTTTATCCGACGCCGGGAACAATTGCAACTTGCATGTATTATACGGGCCTCAATCCATGGACAATGAAACCGGTCTATGTGACAAAAAATCCGAAGGAAAAAGCTATGCAGAGGGCGTTGCTTCAGTATTTTGAACCGCATTTGCAGCGAGAGGTAATTGCAGCGCTGAAAGCGGCGGGACGTCCGGATTTAATTGGAGACGGCTCACAGTTTCTTGTTCATCCAACGCCTGAAATGCGGCGTGAGCAAGCAATGAAAAAAACGGAAAATAATCGAAAAAACGACGAGAATGGGCCCCACAGTTTTTTTAAACACCAATCTCAGACCAAAAAAACAGATGGAAAGAGAGGACATCACCATTATGAGAATCGTAAGCATTGA
- a CDS encoding undecaprenyl-diphosphate phosphatase, with protein sequence MSILQAIILGIVQGATEFLPVSSSGHLSLAQHMMGLSMPGLFFDVMLHLGTLIAVIFVYRNLILRLLRELVRVVQDLVHREFHWKQMSPDRRLLMMLIIGLLPLFLLFLPVPGTGHSIKDYADILSGDSDILVEGFSFLGTSVLLYFGIQMNRKVRPMMRDGRTLPGGRRQYNPIDALCVGVGQVFAAVFPGLSRSGTTLSVGLMRGINKQSALDYSFVMGIPAILAAVVLETKDAVAQGTGGIGFGVVICGLLSAMIVGFLAIKLLKWIVSSNKLAIFVVYTGILGVLTIIIGIIEHVTGFNLFSHMPL encoded by the coding sequence ATGAGTATTCTGCAGGCAATTATTTTAGGAATTGTTCAAGGTGCAACAGAGTTTTTGCCGGTTTCCAGCAGCGGGCATCTTTCTCTGGCACAACATATGATGGGCCTTTCAATGCCGGGTCTTTTCTTTGATGTTATGCTGCATTTAGGCACATTGATTGCAGTGATATTTGTTTATCGAAATTTGATTCTTCGACTTCTGCGGGAATTGGTCAGAGTGGTACAGGATCTGGTACATAGAGAGTTTCATTGGAAACAAATGAGTCCTGACCGTCGTTTGCTGATGATGTTGATCATTGGTCTTTTACCGTTATTCCTCTTGTTCCTGCCGGTTCCTGGAACGGGTCATTCTATTAAAGATTATGCGGATATATTATCCGGAGACAGCGATATTTTGGTTGAAGGTTTTTCCTTCCTTGGTACCAGCGTACTTCTGTACTTTGGAATTCAGATGAATCGAAAGGTTCGTCCGATGATGAGAGATGGAAGAACGCTCCCCGGAGGACGCAGACAGTATAATCCCATAGATGCGCTCTGTGTTGGCGTGGGGCAGGTATTTGCAGCAGTGTTTCCGGGCCTTTCCCGTTCTGGGACGACGCTGAGCGTTGGCCTCATGCGCGGTATTAATAAACAGTCTGCTTTGGATTACTCATTTGTTATGGGAATTCCTGCTATTTTAGCAGCGGTTGTTTTAGAGACAAAAGATGCAGTTGCTCAGGGAACCGGCGGCATTGGATTTGGTGTGGTAATTTGTGGATTACTTTCGGCAATGATCGTCGGATTCCTTGCAATCAAACTGCTCAAGTGGATTGTTTCTTCCAACAAGTTAGCCATCTTTGTCGTTTATACCGGAATCCTCGGCGTCTTAACTATTATTATTGGAATTATTGAGCATGTGACTGGATTCAATCTTTTCTCTCATATGCCGCTTTAA
- a CDS encoding DUF2207 domain-containing protein → MKMKRKFSKISLLSFLLFGLICSLFWGSTISASASSSGSQTVSQMTIDAQAQSNGDLLVTEKWALHVTERSKAYSNFYRTFDMAGSNGISADSITLNSVFDNDSGIEYQNIGDINPENVTGPQNSCYLHKSGNQIEIGWFAPKFTSGNRTFTFSYTIHNVMNVYQDVGEIFDTFVPDKFSFSVTKLTGTIRLPQAVSDPNTQIRAWLHSTASGSWEVLPDGTGITFSLENIPKETMVAVRMLAPATLFSESPKQINEAKGSEIAAEEQALVDKAIAHQETQKQLGYIDVIGGILFLVLAIFLTIYIRKKYFKPYQLNSPEYYREIPKEASPGGIAKLFYYYDGGVDLTQEQKGRVYSATLLSLARKGYVNLIPDQNEKEFRISITDDKAREDLTQSEAIFQQLFSNVAEHYNGSFSMKDFKQYAKKQYVSVDSLISRFWVTAEREHTEADWYEKRPKAVKAFIAIASMAAVLGIVLFVVLLAIANLTMIYLPLGMLIGGIILAVSCSSKKPRLTKKGQTEWDQWHGLKKYMLDFSNLKEYEVPQLALWEEYLVYATMMGISKRVAKQLKLVYPQLNTVDYQSGNWMYTYFWYGNFYHYNYDFGEQFSSSMNQITQAATRLAHPSISSSTGSGFGGGSSFGGFGGGGFGGGGGGCR, encoded by the coding sequence ATGAAAATGAAAAGAAAATTTTCAAAAATTTCTCTTCTCAGTTTTTTACTCTTTGGTTTAATTTGTTCTCTGTTTTGGGGCAGCACTATTTCTGCTTCTGCAAGCAGCAGCGGCAGCCAAACCGTTTCACAGATGACGATTGATGCACAGGCACAATCAAACGGAGATCTTCTTGTCACCGAAAAGTGGGCGCTCCATGTAACAGAGCGCAGCAAAGCGTACTCTAATTTTTACCGGACATTCGATATGGCCGGAAGCAATGGCATTTCTGCTGATTCGATCACACTAAACAGTGTATTTGATAATGATAGTGGGATTGAATACCAGAACATCGGTGATATTAATCCTGAAAATGTAACAGGGCCGCAAAACTCCTGCTATCTGCACAAATCAGGAAATCAGATTGAAATCGGTTGGTTCGCTCCAAAATTCACTTCTGGTAACCGTACTTTCACATTTTCCTATACGATTCACAATGTCATGAACGTTTATCAGGATGTTGGAGAAATTTTTGACACATTTGTACCAGATAAGTTTTCGTTTTCAGTCACTAAACTGACCGGAACCATTCGGTTGCCTCAGGCAGTTTCTGATCCGAATACCCAGATCCGCGCATGGCTCCACAGCACTGCCTCCGGTTCTTGGGAGGTCCTTCCGGACGGCACCGGAATCACATTCTCTCTGGAAAACATTCCAAAAGAAACGATGGTCGCCGTACGAATGCTTGCGCCTGCAACCCTGTTTTCAGAATCGCCAAAACAAATAAATGAGGCGAAAGGATCTGAAATTGCGGCAGAGGAACAAGCTTTAGTTGACAAAGCAATTGCGCACCAAGAGACGCAAAAACAGCTCGGATATATTGATGTAATCGGTGGTATTTTGTTTTTAGTACTGGCAATCTTTTTGACGATTTATATTCGTAAAAAATACTTTAAGCCTTATCAACTCAATTCTCCGGAATATTATCGAGAGATTCCAAAAGAAGCTTCTCCTGGTGGAATTGCCAAGCTGTTCTACTATTATGACGGTGGTGTAGATCTGACGCAGGAGCAAAAGGGCAGAGTTTACAGTGCTACCCTTTTAAGTCTTGCACGCAAAGGTTACGTTAACCTTATTCCGGATCAAAACGAGAAGGAATTTCGTATTTCAATTACGGACGATAAGGCTCGCGAAGACCTGACTCAAAGCGAAGCTATTTTCCAACAATTATTTAGCAATGTAGCAGAACATTATAATGGTTCTTTTTCCATGAAAGACTTTAAACAGTATGCTAAAAAGCAGTATGTCTCTGTTGACTCTTTGATCTCCAGATTTTGGGTAACAGCAGAGCGCGAACACACTGAAGCTGATTGGTATGAGAAACGTCCAAAAGCGGTCAAAGCTTTCATAGCGATCGCCTCTATGGCTGCTGTTTTGGGCATTGTTCTCTTTGTAGTCCTTTTAGCTATTGCCAACCTAACGATGATCTATCTCCCGCTGGGCATGCTGATTGGCGGAATCATTCTCGCTGTCTCTTGCTCCTCTAAAAAGCCGAGGCTTACCAAAAAAGGCCAAACAGAATGGGATCAATGGCATGGACTTAAAAAGTATATGCTTGATTTTTCAAATCTCAAGGAATATGAAGTTCCGCAGTTGGCACTTTGGGAAGAATATCTTGTTTATGCCACTATGATGGGGATTTCTAAAAGAGTGGCAAAACAGCTCAAATTGGTTTATCCTCAGCTCAATACGGTTGATTATCAAAGTGGAAATTGGATGTACACCTATTTCTGGTATGGAAATTTCTATCATTACAACTACGATTTTGGAGAACAGTTCTCCAGTTCGATGAATCAAATCACACAGGCTGCAACCCGTCTTGCACACCCCTCTATCAGTTCTTCTACCGGCTCTGGTTTTGGCGGCGGAAGTTCCTTTGGCGGTTTTGGCGGCGGCGGCTTTGGTGGCGGTGGCGGCGGCTGCCGATAA
- a CDS encoding redox-sensing transcriptional repressor Rex — protein MPKRENVSMSVIRRLPRYYRFLRQLQKEGATRISSTELSKRLGLTASQIRQDLNCFGGFGQQGYGYMVDQLCSEIRQILGLDHCYKAVLFGAGNLGRAIASHMSFEAMGFQLIGIFDNDPLKAGKIADGLPIRMTETFESFYQEEHPDVAVLCIPRGCAQKNVDYLYKVGIRNFWNFSHYDIAMRYPDVVVENVHLNDSLMTLCYRMSN, from the coding sequence ATGCCGAAACGTGAAAATGTATCAATGTCGGTGATCCGGCGCCTACCGCGCTATTACCGTTTTCTGCGTCAACTGCAGAAAGAGGGCGCTACTCGGATTTCTTCGACGGAATTATCAAAACGTCTGGGACTTACTGCCAGTCAGATTCGTCAGGATCTTAACTGCTTCGGTGGATTTGGCCAGCAGGGTTACGGATATATGGTAGATCAGCTCTGCTCTGAAATTCGTCAGATTTTAGGCCTTGACCACTGCTATAAAGCAGTTCTCTTTGGCGCCGGGAATCTTGGCAGGGCCATCGCCAGCCATATGTCTTTTGAAGCGATGGGTTTTCAGCTGATTGGGATTTTTGACAATGATCCTCTGAAAGCCGGAAAAATTGCCGACGGTCTCCCCATTCGTATGACGGAAACTTTTGAAAGCTTTTATCAGGAAGAACATCCTGATGTAGCCGTACTCTGTATCCCCCGTGGTTGCGCCCAGAAAAATGTCGACTATCTTTACAAAGTTGGAATCCGCAATTTCTGGAATTTCAGCCATTACGATATTGCAATGCGCTATCCGGATGTTGTGGTGGAAAATGTCCATTTAAACGACAGTCTTATGACCCTTTGCTATCGAATGTCCAACTAA
- a CDS encoding DUF3006 domain-containing protein: MRIVSIDRFEGTLAICEDQDGRFFALESAELPKGAAEGSVLRIDDQEGTLCIDEEETARRRSKNHKMEDKLFR; this comes from the coding sequence ATGAGAATCGTAAGCATTGACCGCTTTGAGGGAACACTGGCAATTTGTGAAGATCAGGATGGACGCTTTTTTGCATTGGAATCAGCAGAACTGCCAAAAGGAGCAGCGGAGGGGAGCGTTTTGCGAATTGATGATCAAGAGGGAACGCTTTGTATCGATGAAGAAGAAACAGCTCGCCGCCGCTCAAAAAATCATAAAATGGAAGACAAGCTTTTTCGGTGA